In the genome of Poecilia reticulata strain Guanapo linkage group LG16, Guppy_female_1.0+MT, whole genome shotgun sequence, one region contains:
- the rundc3b gene encoding RUN domain-containing protein 3B isoform X2 codes for MASLSRRRAAGRSAVVERKNLLTVCRFSVKTLLDRSCFETIDDSSPEFVNFVSILEHILSHRLKGQTTWFGYESPRSFWDYVKAACSKVPHNCIRSIESMENVRSSRAKGRAWIRVVLMEKRLSEYVSFALKDFKTTRRFFEEGAIILGEEAGLLADTLIGLNTIDFSFCLKGEGLDDSCPAVIDYTPYLKFTQSADSISSDEEEMRTLGSSGSESSTPDKTATAASIFTEQSNLVSKCKRFEQKYRMALEQKGYLEELVRLREAQLSEAVSHNKALQQSLADTHLSHTLEKQQLEYIIVELQNQLTVLKNNDLRSRQELTAHLTNQWPSPDALDANAVALDTLLYRKSTGQWEEKSFQSLEQLSAGMSLTSNTQGKEETPSLRGLCGSLTSVASYKSLASLRSSECLASPATEISSPGVTPS; via the exons ATGGCGTCGCTCAGCCGCAGGCGGGCAGCGGGCAGGAGCGCCGTGGTGGAGAGGAAGAACCTGCTCACAGTCTGCAG gtttTCAGTGAAGACTCTTCTGGATCGCTCCTGTTTCGAAACCATTGATGACTCTTCCCCAGAGTTTGTTAACTTCGTGTCCATCCTGGAGCACATCCTCAGTCATCGGCTAAAAG GTCAGACGACGTGGTTTGGCTACGAGAGTCCTCGGAGTTTCTGGGATTACGTAAAAGCGGCCTGCAGTAAAGTGCCTCATAACTGCATCCGAAGCATCGAGAGCATGGAAAATGTGCGATCATCAAGAGCGAAG GGAAGGGCGTGGATCAGGGTTGTTCTGATGGAGAAACGACTGTCAGAGTATGTCTCCTTTGCGCTGAAGGACTTCAAAACAACCAG gAGGTTTTTTGAGGAAGGTGCGATCATACTGGGAGAAGAGGCAGGGCTGTTGGCTGACACGCTCATTGGACTCAACACCATTGATTTCAG tttctgtcttAAAGGGGAGGGTCTGGACGACAGCTGCCCTGCAGTCATCGACTACACGCCTTACCTGAAGTTTACACAGAG CGCAGACAGCATCAGCAGCGATGAAGAGGAGATGAGGACTCTGGGAAGCAGCGGCAGCGAGAGCAGCACCCCTGACAAGACGGCCACCGCCGCATCAATCTTCACCGAGCAGAGCAACTTGGTCAGCAAGTGCAAACGCTTTGAGCAGAAGTATCGCATGGCTCTGGAGCAGAAG GGTTACCTGGAAGAGCTGGTCCGTTTGCGGGAAGCTCAGCTGTCGGAGGCCGTTTCTCACAACAAAGCCCTTCAGCAGAGCCTGGCAGACACacacctctcacacacactGGAGAAACAGCAGCTTGAGTATATCATAGTGGAACTGCAGAACCAACT GACTGTGCTGAAAAACAATGACTTGCGTTCCAGACAGGAATTAACAGCCCATCTGACCAATCAGTGGCCGTCTCCAGATGCCTTGGATGCCAATGCCGTTGCCTTGGATACGCTGCTGTACAGGAAAAGCACCGGGCAGTGGGAGGA GAAGAGTTTCCAGAGTCTGGAGCAGCTGTCTGCAGGCATGAGCCTCACATCAAACACACAAG GTAAAGAGGAAACTCCGTCTCTCAGAGGCCTCTGTGGCTCCCTGACCTCGGTAGCCAGCTATAAATCTCTGGCCAGCCTGAGGTCCAGTGAGTGTTTGGCCAGTCCAGCGACAGAGATCAGCAGCCCAGGTGTCACTCCGTCATAG
- the slc25a40 gene encoding mitochondrial glutathione transporter SLC25A40, translating into MNGQTQASLAVNGITPAQQMISSCSGALLTSLLVTPLDVVKTRLQAQNNPLGKGKYFVYSNGLMDHICVCENGKGWYKAAGQFRGTFDAFYKIVCCEGITALWSGLPPTLVMAVPATVIYFTCYDQLCAALRARMGERAQEAPLLAGAIARVGSATVISPLELIRTKLQSQKQSYSELTSLIRSAVQAEGWWSLWRGLGPTLLRDVPFSAMYWYNYERGKSWLCQWYNVREPTLTITFLSGAGSGSIAAIVTLPFDVVKTRRQVELGELQAKNLSGPVSSSTFSIMKKIVAQDGFRGLFAGFFPRLIKVAPACAIMISSYEFGKAFFRKNNQERILRQLHSTNT; encoded by the exons ATGAATGGTCAAACTCAGGCTTCTCTTGCCGTCAATGGCATTACTCCAGCCCAGCAGATGATTTCTTCCTGTTCCGGAGCCCTACTTACATCTCTGCTCG TCACACCTTTAGATGTTGTAAAAACCAGACTGCAAGCTCAGAACAATCCCTTGGGCAAAG GCAAATATTTTGTCTACAGCAATGGACTCATGGAccacatatgtgtgtgtgaaaatggaAAGGGCTGGTATAAAGCCGCCGGCCAATTCAGAGGCACCTTT GACGCCTTCTATAAGATAGTGTGCTGTGAGGGAATCACAGCCTTATGGAGTGGCCTGCCTCCAACACT TGTGATGGCGGTCCCAGCCACAGTGATCTACTTCACGTGTTACGACCAGCTGTGTGCAGCTCTGAGGGCGAGGATGGGGGAGCGAGCCCAGGAGGCTCCGCTGCTAGCAGGAGCCATCGCTAGAG TGGGTTCAGCGACCGTGATCAGCCCCCTGGAGCTGATCCGCACCAAGCTGCAGTCCCAGAAACAGTCTTACAGCGAGCTGACCAGCCTCATCCGCTCTGCAGTGCAGGCAGAGGGCTGGTGGTCTCTGTGGAGGGGTTTGGGGCCCACCCTGCTCCGGGACGTCCCCTTCTCCGCCATGTACTGGTACAACTACGAGCGGGGCAAGAGCTGGCTGTGCCAGTGGTATAACGTCAGAGAGCCCACGCTCACCATCACCTTCCTATCTGGAGCCGGGTCCGGGTCT attgcGGCTATCGTCACCTTACCCTTCGACGTGGTCAAAACAAGACGGCAGGTCGAGCTTGGGGAGCTGCAAGCTAAAAATT TGtcaggtccagtttcctcctcCACGTTCAGCATCATGAAGAAGATTGTTGCACAAGATGGCTTTCGTGGGCTGTTTGCAG GTTTCTTCCCCAGGCTGATCAAAGTGGCTCCAGCCTGCGCCATCATGATCAGCTCATATGAGTTTGGAAAGGCCTTTTTCCGCAAAAACAACCAGGAGAGGATACTTCGGCAACTCCACTCCACAAACACGTGA
- the rundc3b gene encoding RUN domain-containing protein 3B isoform X1, protein MASLSRRRAAGRSAVVERKNLLTVCRFSVKTLLDRSCFETIDDSSPEFVNFVSILEHILSHRLKGQTTWFGYESPRSFWDYVKAACSKVPHNCIRSIESMENVRSSRAKGRAWIRVVLMEKRLSEYVSFALKDFKTTRRFFEEGAIILGEEAGLLADTLIGLNTIDFSFCLKGEGLDDSCPAVIDYTPYLKFTQSADSISSDEEEMRTLGSSGSESSTPDKTATAASIFTEQSNLVSKCKRFEQKYRMALEQKGYLEELVRLREAQLSEAVSHNKALQQSLADTHLSHTLEKQQLEYIIVELQNQLTVLKNNDLRSRQELTAHLTNQWPSPDALDANAVALDTLLYRKSTGQWEEKSFQSLEQLSAGMSLTSNTQGRSPLINRNTCFLRLMRTECALCCSGKEETPSLRGLCGSLTSVASYKSLASLRSSECLASPATEISSPGVTPS, encoded by the exons ATGGCGTCGCTCAGCCGCAGGCGGGCAGCGGGCAGGAGCGCCGTGGTGGAGAGGAAGAACCTGCTCACAGTCTGCAG gtttTCAGTGAAGACTCTTCTGGATCGCTCCTGTTTCGAAACCATTGATGACTCTTCCCCAGAGTTTGTTAACTTCGTGTCCATCCTGGAGCACATCCTCAGTCATCGGCTAAAAG GTCAGACGACGTGGTTTGGCTACGAGAGTCCTCGGAGTTTCTGGGATTACGTAAAAGCGGCCTGCAGTAAAGTGCCTCATAACTGCATCCGAAGCATCGAGAGCATGGAAAATGTGCGATCATCAAGAGCGAAG GGAAGGGCGTGGATCAGGGTTGTTCTGATGGAGAAACGACTGTCAGAGTATGTCTCCTTTGCGCTGAAGGACTTCAAAACAACCAG gAGGTTTTTTGAGGAAGGTGCGATCATACTGGGAGAAGAGGCAGGGCTGTTGGCTGACACGCTCATTGGACTCAACACCATTGATTTCAG tttctgtcttAAAGGGGAGGGTCTGGACGACAGCTGCCCTGCAGTCATCGACTACACGCCTTACCTGAAGTTTACACAGAG CGCAGACAGCATCAGCAGCGATGAAGAGGAGATGAGGACTCTGGGAAGCAGCGGCAGCGAGAGCAGCACCCCTGACAAGACGGCCACCGCCGCATCAATCTTCACCGAGCAGAGCAACTTGGTCAGCAAGTGCAAACGCTTTGAGCAGAAGTATCGCATGGCTCTGGAGCAGAAG GGTTACCTGGAAGAGCTGGTCCGTTTGCGGGAAGCTCAGCTGTCGGAGGCCGTTTCTCACAACAAAGCCCTTCAGCAGAGCCTGGCAGACACacacctctcacacacactGGAGAAACAGCAGCTTGAGTATATCATAGTGGAACTGCAGAACCAACT GACTGTGCTGAAAAACAATGACTTGCGTTCCAGACAGGAATTAACAGCCCATCTGACCAATCAGTGGCCGTCTCCAGATGCCTTGGATGCCAATGCCGTTGCCTTGGATACGCTGCTGTACAGGAAAAGCACCGGGCAGTGGGAGGA GAAGAGTTTCCAGAGTCTGGAGCAGCTGTCTGCAGGCATGAGCCTCACATCAAACACACAAGGCAGGTCTCCTCTCATTAACAGAAATACCTGCTTTCTCCGTCTCATGCGTACTGAATGTGCACTTTGTTGTTCAGGTAAAGAGGAAACTCCGTCTCTCAGAGGCCTCTGTGGCTCCCTGACCTCGGTAGCCAGCTATAAATCTCTGGCCAGCCTGAGGTCCAGTGAGTGTTTGGCCAGTCCAGCGACAGAGATCAGCAGCCCAGGTGTCACTCCGTCATAG